The following are encoded in a window of Citrobacter freundii genomic DNA:
- the acnA gene encoding aconitate hydratase AcnA, with protein MSSTLREASKDTLQVKDKTYRYYSLPLAAKSLGDITRLPKSLKVLLENLLRWQDGDSVTEEDIHSLARWLDNAHADREIAYRPARVLMQDFTGVPAVVDLAAMREAVKRLGGDTAKVNPLSPVDLVIDHSVTVDHFGDDDAFEENVRLEMERNHERYVFLKWGQQAFSRFSVVPPGTGICHQVNLEYLGKAVWSELQDGEWVAYPDTLVGTDSHTTMINGLGVLGWGVGGIEAEAAMLGQPVSMLIPDVVGFKLDGKLREGITATDLVLTVTQMLRKHGVVGKFVEFYGDGLDTLPLADRATIANMAPEYGATCGFFPIDGVTLEYMRLSGRSEEQVELVESYAKAQGMWRNTGDAPIFTSSLELDMADVEASLAGPKRPQDRVALGDVPKAFAASNELELNSSHKDSQPVDYVLNGHQYQLPDGAVVIAAITSCTNTSNPSVLMAAGLLAKKAVTLGLKRQPWVKASLAPGSKVVSDYLAQARLTPYLDELGFNLVGYGCTTCIGNSGPLPDPIETAIKKGDLTVGAVLSGNRNFEGRIHPLVKTNWLASPPLVVAYALAGNMNINLTKDPLGHDKKGDPVYLKDIWPSAREIARAVEQVSTEMFHKEYAEVFEGTPEWKSINVDRVDTYGWQSDSTYIRLSPFFEGMQATPAPVNDIHGARILAMLGDSVTTDHISPAGSIKADSPAGRYLQSHGVERRDFNSYGSRRGNHEVMMRGTFANIRIRNEMVPGIEGGMTRHLPGTEVVAIYDAAMRYQQESVPLAVIAGKEYGSGSSRDWAAKGPRLLGIRVVIAESFERIHRSNLIGMGILPLEFPQGVTRKTLGLTGEEVIDITDLQTIQPGATIAVNMMRADGSKEVIMCRCRIDTATELTYYQNDGILHYVIRNMLK; from the coding sequence ATGTCGTCGACCCTACGCGAAGCCAGTAAGGACACATTGCAGGTTAAAGATAAAACCTACCGCTACTACAGTTTGCCGCTGGCTGCCAAATCATTGGGTGATATCACCCGTCTACCCAAATCGCTAAAAGTCTTGCTGGAAAACCTGCTGCGCTGGCAGGACGGTGATTCAGTTACTGAAGAAGATATTCATTCTCTGGCTCGATGGCTGGACAATGCCCATGCCGATCGCGAGATTGCCTATCGACCCGCCCGTGTACTGATGCAGGATTTTACCGGCGTTCCGGCGGTGGTCGATCTGGCGGCCATGCGCGAAGCGGTTAAACGCCTCGGCGGTGATACGGCTAAAGTGAACCCGCTTTCACCTGTTGATCTGGTGATTGACCACTCGGTGACGGTAGACCACTTCGGTGATGATGATGCGTTCGAAGAGAACGTTCGCCTGGAAATGGAGCGTAACCACGAGCGCTATGTGTTTCTGAAATGGGGGCAGCAGGCATTCAGCCGCTTCAGCGTTGTACCGCCGGGGACGGGGATCTGCCACCAGGTTAACCTCGAATACCTGGGAAAAGCGGTGTGGAGTGAATTGCAGGATGGCGAGTGGGTGGCTTACCCGGACACGCTGGTTGGTACCGACTCCCACACTACGATGATTAACGGCCTTGGTGTACTGGGGTGGGGCGTGGGCGGAATTGAAGCAGAAGCCGCGATGCTGGGGCAACCGGTCTCAATGCTGATTCCGGATGTCGTTGGCTTCAAGCTGGATGGAAAACTACGTGAGGGGATCACCGCCACCGATCTAGTCCTGACCGTGACCCAGATGCTGCGTAAGCACGGTGTGGTCGGTAAATTTGTTGAATTCTATGGTGATGGCCTCGACACGCTGCCGCTGGCAGACCGTGCCACCATTGCCAATATGGCACCGGAGTATGGTGCGACCTGCGGTTTCTTCCCCATTGATGGCGTCACGCTCGAATACATGCGCCTGAGCGGTCGCAGCGAAGAGCAAGTTGAGCTGGTTGAGTCCTACGCCAAAGCGCAGGGAATGTGGCGTAATACGGGCGATGCGCCGATCTTTACCAGTTCACTGGAACTGGACATGGCCGATGTGGAAGCCAGCCTGGCCGGACCGAAGCGTCCGCAGGATCGCGTCGCGCTGGGGGATGTCCCGAAAGCATTTGCGGCAAGCAATGAGCTTGAGCTGAACAGTTCGCACAAAGACAGTCAGCCGGTCGACTATGTTCTGAACGGTCATCAATACCAGCTGCCAGACGGTGCGGTGGTGATTGCGGCTATTACCTCCTGTACCAACACCTCAAACCCGAGCGTGCTGATGGCGGCGGGCTTACTGGCGAAAAAAGCGGTCACTCTTGGTCTGAAACGTCAACCATGGGTCAAAGCCTCGCTAGCACCGGGATCAAAAGTGGTGTCTGACTATCTGGCGCAGGCCCGGCTGACCCCGTACCTTGATGAACTGGGGTTCAATCTGGTTGGCTATGGTTGTACCACCTGTATTGGTAACTCTGGGCCGTTACCCGATCCTATTGAAACGGCGATTAAAAAAGGTGACCTGACGGTGGGGGCGGTACTTTCCGGTAACCGTAACTTTGAAGGACGCATTCATCCGTTAGTGAAAACGAACTGGCTGGCCTCTCCGCCGCTGGTGGTCGCTTACGCGCTGGCGGGCAATATGAACATTAACCTGACCAAAGATCCGCTCGGACACGATAAAAAAGGTGACCCCGTATATCTGAAAGATATCTGGCCTTCTGCACGGGAAATTGCCCGCGCCGTCGAGCAGGTATCCACGGAGATGTTCCACAAAGAGTATGCGGAAGTGTTTGAAGGTACGCCGGAATGGAAATCGATCAATGTTGATCGTGTCGACACCTACGGCTGGCAGTCTGACTCGACCTATATTCGCCTGTCACCGTTCTTCGAGGGCATGCAGGCTACGCCGGCTCCGGTAAACGATATTCATGGGGCGCGTATATTGGCGATGCTGGGTGACTCGGTGACCACAGATCATATTTCCCCCGCTGGCAGCATTAAGGCGGACAGCCCGGCAGGACGCTATTTGCAGAGCCACGGCGTTGAGCGCCGGGATTTTAACTCCTATGGTTCACGACGTGGAAATCATGAAGTGATGATGCGAGGTACTTTTGCCAACATTCGTATCCGCAATGAAATGGTGCCGGGAATTGAAGGCGGGATGACTCGCCATTTACCGGGGACGGAAGTGGTAGCCATTTACGATGCGGCCATGCGTTATCAGCAGGAGAGCGTGCCGCTGGCGGTGATTGCCGGTAAGGAATACGGATCAGGCTCCAGTCGCGACTGGGCAGCGAAAGGTCCACGTTTACTGGGTATTCGCGTGGTCATCGCAGAATCGTTTGAGCGAATTCACCGTTCCAACCTGATTGGTATGGGGATCCTGCCGCTGGAGTTCCCGCAAGGGGTGACGCGTAAAACGTTGGGACTCACCGGTGAGGAAGTGATTGATATTACGGATTTACAAACAATTCAACCGGGCGCCACAATTGCGGTGAATATGATGCGCGCAGATGGCAGCAAAGAGGTGATTATGTGCCGCTGTCGTATCGATACTGCGACGGAGTTAACCTACTACCAGAACGACGGTATTTTGCACTATGTGATTCGTAATATGCTGAAGTAA